Proteins encoded in a region of the Micromonas commoda chromosome 10, complete sequence genome:
- a CDS encoding predicted protein: MRALFLLALLLVGSARTFAEGIEARGHHPREDERAAKRRAAEARGRQVSVDVVEDDGGLSVSRLDALQRWVEVSQTSSPRSSPADPNGAPRALFAAATHAARNRSCATRDRSPEELREKERARRSLRMRETAEDFRVEVPVVFHVIWNSAQGAGWVSEERASAQVDVLNRAFGGRTLRHDGSANSNAVDTGVSFRLHAVRYTDVSTDGDASRASFFREDCAPGGGERVIKRALAESPETHLNVYTCEPDGGVLGWISHWPDEIDEGDVDNGVFLLHSTLPGGDANPYHLGDTAVHEIGHFFGLYHTFQGGCHDVWDLEAGDAVFDTPPQAHESHGSCPELAAESPDTCTLPGHSDQTVAPYFGADPYWNFMDYAHDNCMSEFTPGQASRLREVISQYKPTLCASMPGQSCEGVEGNVQAFSGSPGETPPPPPPPSLTPPSSIQRTTGRWKLGGG; encoded by the exons atgcgcgcgctcttcctgctcgcgctgctcctgGTGGGATCCGCGCGAACCTTCGCGGAGGGCATCGAGGCGCGGGGCCACcacccgcgcgaggacgagcgcgccgccaagAGAAGAGCGGCGGAGGCCCGAGGGAGGCAAGTttccgtcgacgtcgtggaaGACGACGGGGGGCTCAGCGTGtctcgcctcgacgccctgcaACGCTGGGTCGAAGTTTCCCAaacttcatcgccgcgatcctCCCCCGCGGACCCCAACGGCGCGCCCCGtgcgctcttcgccgcggcgacgcatgCTGCGCGCAACAggtcgtgcgcgacgagggacaGGTCCCCCGAGGAGCTGCGGGAaaaggagcgcgcgcgaaggtCCCTGCGGATGCgcgagacggcggaggactTCCGCGTGGAGGTACCGGTGGTGTTCCACGTCATATGGAACAgcgcgcagggcgccggGTGGGTGTCCGAGGAACGGGCGAGCGCACAGGTGGACGTCCTCAACCGGGCGTTTGGCGGGCGGACCTTACGGCACGACGGGTCGGCAAATTCAAACGCCGTGGACACCGGCGTGTCGTTTCGTCTGCACGCGGTGAGGTACACGGACGTGAGCACagacggtgacgcgtcgcgggcgtcgtttTTCCGCGAAGATTGCGCTCCGGGGGGCGGAGAGCGGGTCATCAAGCGAGCGCTCGCGGAGAGCCCGGAGACTCACCTCAACGTGTATACTTGCGAGCCCGACGGCGGTGTGCTCGGGTGGATCTCGCATTGGCCGGACGAGATCGACGAAGGGGACGTCGATAACGGCGTGTTCCTGCTGCACTCCACGCTtccgggcggggacgcgaaTCCGTATCACCTCGGGGACACCGCAGTGCACGAGATTGGGCATTTCTTCGGCTTGTATCACACTTTCCAGGGAGGGTGCCACGACGTTTGGGACCTCGAAGCTGGCGACGCAGTGTTCGACACCCCGCCGCAGGCGCACGAGTCCCACGGATCGTGCCctgagctcgccgcggagagccCGGACACGTGCACGCTCCCCGGTCACAGCGACCAGACTGTGGCGCCTTACTTCGGAGCCGACCCATATTGGAATTTCATGGACTATGCCCACGACAACTGTATGAGCGAGTTCACTCCGGGTCAGGCGTCGAGACTTCGGGAGGTGATTTCCCAGTACAAACCAACACTATGTGCGTCGATGCCGGGGCAAAGTTGCGAGGGTGTCGAGGGAAATGTGCAGGCGTTTTCTGGTTCCCCGGGGGAGACTCCACCGCCACCTCCCCCTCCCTCTCTGACTCCTCCTTCTTCCATTCA GCGGACAACTGGCCGATGGAAATTGGGTGGAGGCTGA
- a CDS encoding predicted protein: MAATAPFEAARLMVKEAVTGASSLSSITTLRGSIERVMETTGVHGYVLDALAWLPPEVVLVLDSVHIWFPLLTLFAFFFFGPAAAHQGSRVGNRAWLAFSTAVTVRQLVLWFVGLPPVKGMLLAVGLEIIPARRRRASRPRTTPGVGSAPSTCIAAKYEPVSNVPTAFSSRVEGEVQQKDYREFKERMEGMPARLPPVEANGEWSEMMNKSGVGFSYRAWRHVLPYGGTEYLSRTVFENATVEEMCDFFNDDDVRASWDRLLFRHRVLERDDRTGAECVFWERALPVISNRDYVFTRRTWKDGETYWAITKGCVHSQTPVSPNLKRVEPYFSSWRMRAVPGPDGRLTSAECILSHFEEQHVNQDVARFAVKCGMWGVVKNMDVGFRKFQKERVGSAPAGGAISRTSSGPGGVDGATGQTVVTPGGSADGNGTNLGGGLARKIAFGTCVAAVGALAAALDAKSRSQKGGKVSGPRGGRRRTFSHVHSHKGARRRVRGRDLDLERDDVVEEESAELTRVDAEEPGAAPAEVSEQ, encoded by the exons ATGGCTGCCACCGCACCCTTTGAGGCTGCCAGACTCATGGTCAAGGAGGCCGTGACCGGTGCCTCGTCGTTGAGCTCAATCACGACGCTCCGCGGGAGCATAGAGAGAGTAATGGAGACGACCGGCGTGCACGGCTACGtcctggacgcgctcgcgtggcTGCCCCCCGAGGTGGTGCTGGTGCTGGACAGCGTGCACATCTGGTTCCCGCTGCTCACGCTGTTCGctttcttcttcttcggacccgccgcggcgcaccaGGGCAGCAGGGTGGGCAACCGCGCGTGGCTCGCGTtctcgacggcggtgaccgTCAGGCAGCTCGTGCTGTGGTTCGTTGGGCTCCCACCGGTCAAGGGAATGCTTCTCGCCGTGGGCCTGGAAATCATACCCGCGCGTAgacggcgggcgtcgaggcccAGAACCACACCGGGTGTCGgatccgcgccgagcacTTGCATCGCGGCCAAGTACGAGCCAGTGAGCAACGTACCCACCGCCTTCTCCAG CCGCGTCGAGGGGGAGGTGCAGCAGAAGGACTACAGGGAGTTCAAGGAGCGCATGGAGGGCATGCCCGCGAGGCTACCCCCGGTTGAGGCCAACGGCGAGTGGTCGGAGATGATGAACAAgagcggcgtcgggttcTCCTACCGCGCGTGGAGGCACGTGCTCCCTTACGGCGGCACGGAGTACCTCTCCCGCACCGTGTTCGAGAACGCCACGGTGGAGGAGATGTGCGACTTtttcaacgacgacgacgtgaggGCCTCGTGGGACAGGCTGCTGTTCCGCCACAGGGTTCTGGAGAGGGACGACAGGACGGGCGCCGAGTGCGTGTTCTGGGAACGCGCGCTGCCGGTCATCTCCAACCGCGATTACGTCTTCACGAGGCGGACGTGGAAAGACGGGGAGACGTACTGGGCCATCACCAAGGGGTGCGTGCACTCGCAGACGCCGGTGTCGCCCAACCTGAAGAGGGTGGAGCCTTACTTTTCGTCGTGGCGCATGCGCGCGGTGCCCGGCCCGGATGGGAggctgacgagcgcggagtGCATCCTGAGCCACTTCGAGGAGCAGCACGTGAACCAGGACGTGGCGCGGTTCGCGGTTAAGTGCGGCATGTGGGGCGTCGTCAAGAACATGGACGTCGGGTTCAGGAAGTTTCAGAAGGAACGCGtcgggtcggcgccggcggggggtGCGATTTCGAGGACGTCATCGggtcccggcggcgtggacggcgcgacgggccaGACGGTCGTGACTCCCGGCGGATCTGCAGACGGAAACGGCACAAACCTGGGAGGAGGTCTGGCGAGGAAGATCGCGTTCGGGACGtgcgtggcggcggtgggtgcgctcgcggcggcgttggatGCGAAGAGCAGGTCTCAAAAGGGCGGAAAAGTCTCCGGGCctcggggaggacgccgacggactTTTTCGCACGTTCACTCGCACaagggcgcgcggcgacgggtccgaGGGAGGGACCTCGATCTCGAACGAGACGACGTTGTGGAAGAGGAGTCGGCTGAGCTCACCCGAGTCGATGCCGaggagcccggcgcggcgcccgcggaggtttCTGAACAGTAG
- a CDS encoding flagellar/basal body protein: MADLTEYEQDLLRRNALLEERAAASIARAKAVVEGSAVLASQEWSAGEIAGKSSLFEDAMLKLARDEVEHFAAGDVTLDSVDYESDDPPPPPDHEEWPDENDPEPPRFSRHFPATKSARSSRPTSVRSSVERVMRASRDSAPLEEFGRDAPAASFANPEEDSAGRLARARIRALQDELQAQAKELREAHARLKDRDGELKSLLTEKLNVGKQVKQMQVALDKEKRAGADAKAAAEAKERELAETKKEIERDRRSNKAADAEAKAKDVRLNRALEEVERYKHQLEQAREGQRGAATGLKGENDRLRQEVKRLERQKTELVAAFKKQMKLIDVLKKQKVHMEAARTLQFAEEEFMRTLDTDAR; the protein is encoded by the coding sequence ATGGCTGACCTGACGGAGTACGAGCAGGATCTCCTGCGGCGcaacgcgctgctcgaggagcgcgcggcggcatccaTCGCACGCGCAAAGGCCGTGGTCGAGGGcagcgcggtcctcgcgtcCCAGGAGTGGAGCGCGGGGGAGATCGCGGGCAAGTCCAGCCTCTTCGAGGACGCCATGCTGaagctcgcgagggacgaggtggagcatttcgccgccggcgacgtgacCTTGGACAGCGTCGACTACGAGAGCGACGATCCACCTCCGCCCCCCGACCACGAGGAGTGGCCGGACGAGAACGACCCGGAGCCCCCGAGGTTCTCGCGCCACTTTCCAGCCACCAAGTCCGCCAGATCCTCGCGCCCAACCTCCGTCCGCAGCAGCGTGGAGCGCGTGATGCGAGCCTCCAGGGACTCCGCCCCTCTCGAGGAGttcggccgcgacgcccccgcggcgtccttcgccAACCCCGAGGAGGACAGCGCCGGcaggctcgcgcgcgccaggaTCCGCGCCCTGCAGGATGAGCTCCAGGCGCAGGCCaaggagctccgcgaggcgcacgcgaggtTGAAagatcgcgacggcgagctcaaATCGCTGCTCACCGAGAAGCTCAACGTCGGCAAGCAGGTGAAGCAGATGCAGGTGGCGCTGGACAaggagaagcgcgcgggggcggacgccaaggctgcggcggaggctaaggaacgcgagctcgcggagaccAAGAAGGAGATTGAGCGGGACAGGCGGTCCAACAAGGCGGCTgacgcggaggccaaggcgaaggacgTGAGGCTGaaccgcgcgctggaggaggtggagaggTACAAGCACCAGCTCGAACAGGCACGCGAGGGGCAGAggggagcggcgacgggtctCAAGGGTGAGAACGACCGCCTTCGGCAGGAGGTGAAGCGGCTCGAGCGGCAAAAgacggagctcgtcgccgcgttcaagaAGCAGATGAAGCTCATAGACGTGCTCAAGAAACAGAAGGTGCacatggaggcggcgaggaccctgcagttcgccgaggaggagttTATGCGCACGCTCGACACGGACGCGAGGTGA
- a CDS encoding aspartate ammonia-lyase (This model contains a lyase_1 domain.), producing the protein MIIPADALYGIATARAMDNYDISGVKVRDYPEFIRAFAHVKRACATANGRLGLLPGDVVDAIVAACDELIQSDRHHAHFAVDMVQGGAGTSTNMCANEIIANLAAIHLGEPVGDYSRVHPNDHVNMCQSTNDAYPSAAKLAVVFKHVAVTHALEDLIASLRKKAIEFEHVVKMGRTQLQDAVPMTLGQEFRSFASSLAADLTFMQRNVDQLYELNLGGTAIGTKICADASFAEASVAALSEQTRLPLRSPEDFIEASSSTSSFLLFSNILRRVAVKVSKICNDLRLLSSGPRCGFNEINLPAAAPGSSIMPGKINPVIPEVMNQVCFQVIGTDHTIASASEAAQLQLNVFEPIIIYNLLNNMNLMERGLNTLRTKCIDGITANPERCKELVDNSIGIVTALLPLLGYKKATAVAKEALETGRPVAEIASRFADPREVAEMLRPEAMTHPRRLVDVNTETLARHSRASA; encoded by the coding sequence ATGATCAtacccgccgacgcgctgtACGGCATCGCCACCGCACGCGCCATGGATAACTACGACATCTCCGGCGTCAAGGTGCGGGACTATCCCGAGTTCATacgcgcgttcgcgcacgTCAAacgcgcgtgcgccaccgCAAACGGACGTCTGGGCCTGCTCCCTGGAGACGTGGTGGATGCCATCGTCGCTGCGTGCGATGAACTGATCCAATCGGACAGGCATCACGCGCACTTCGCCGTGGACATGGTtcaaggcggcgccggcacgAGCACCAACATGTGCGCAAACGAGATCATAGCCAACCTCGCGGCCATACACCTGGGAGAGCCCGTCGGGGATTACTCCAGGGTCCATCCAAACGACCACGTGAACATGTGCCAAAGCACTAACGACGCGTatccgagcgcggcgaagctcgcggtggTGTTCAAGCACGTCGCCGTGACGCACGCACTGGAAGACCTCATCGCGTCACTGAGGAAAAAAGCCATCGAGTTTGAGCACGTCGTCAAAATGGGACGCACCCAGCTCCAGGACGCGGTGCCGATGACCCTCGGACAGGAGTTCCGGTCATTCGcatcgtccctcgccgccgatctcACGTTCATGCAGCGCAACGTAGACCAGCTCTACGAGCTAAACCTGGGAGGCACCGCCATAGGGACCAAGATTTGCGCCGACGCCTCGTTTGCGGAGgcatccgtcgcggcgctcagcgAGCAGACGCGGTTGCCGCTCAGGTCACCCGAGGACTTTATCGAGGCGtcatcgtccacgtcgtcgttccTGCTCTTCTCGAACatcctgcgccgcgtcgctgtcAAGGTTAGCAAGATCTGCAATGACCTCAGGCTGCTCTCCTCCGGCCCCAGGTGCGGCTTCAACGAGATCAacctgcccgccgccgctccgggTTCTTCCATCATGCCGGGGAAGATAAACCCGGTGATCCCGGAGGTGATGAATCAGGTGTGTTTTCAGGTTATCGGCACCGACCAcaccatcgcgtccgcgtccgaggcggcgcagctcCAGCTCAACGTCTTCGAGCCGATCATCATATACAACCTGTTGAACAACATGAACCTGATGGAACGCGGGCTGAACACACTTCGCACCAAGTGCATCGACGGCATCACGGCGAACCCCGAGCGATGCAAGGAGCTGGTGGATAACTCCATCGgcatcgtcaccgcgctgctACCGCTGCTGGGGTACAAGAAGGCCACCGCCGTGgccaaggaggcgctcgagacggGCCGGCCCGTGGCGGAGATTGCGAGCAGGttcgcggacccgcgcgaggtggCCGAGATGCTGAGGCCCGAGGCGATGACGCACCCGAGGAGGCTCGTGGACGTCAACACGGAAACCCTGGCACGGCattcgagggcgtcggcttAG
- a CDS encoding predicted protein — protein MEQADAMDPIEPEGGLEDPFAQPPQSSNPVQPLQSPRTPGVAVQPATMEDPALQAEYAKLTAQLQALWRLKQGAENPNSVVGATIITYRQLLDGLIRDVAVETHRSLSLGLDTLDSVQDRVPGAAEAAAAQTPTKAQMAALGSMGPAEITVETPSGKVGKGTKDIYGRTGGASKEATTCPLCLQQMAASRFASHLERCLGKGRTARGPGGIPAGLQQRVRLAAAGRAAVGMAPAGARGPLVWATGAAPLGAKEQAVKKKKPKAKSLAELTATEDEDDDVPLSVMAAKAAKKKVVKGVKAAKEPGAKKAGKTKSLSDIFSSPPAKGAKGKKGKKGANAEEFPMGSPFPMGGIPFEDFGGDGFNFDDADAFDLNFEIPGGMEGASPLAAPLAPAPPVKKKRRSPGASKAGVGGRGGRGGAVGARGFGDGFDGALPGLATELGTGNGRGGRGGRGGRNGGRGIVTAAGLPGRGVGAKPKAPRAAKPPKEAAAPKRKKVAVKTTKAPTTAVAGLDAFDDVFGTGGALEMPGDAMVGMPDDDLELLFDGGGNRGGGGDQAFGNLFDD, from the coding sequence ATGGAGCAggccgacgcgatggatcCGATAGAGCCCGAAGGCGGCCTGGAGGATCCATTTGCGCAGCCGCCGCAGTCGTCGAACCCTGTTCAGCCGCTGCAGTCCCCTCGCACTCCCGGGGTCGCGGTCCAGCCTGCGACGATGGAGGATCCCGCGCTACAGGCTGAGTACGCCAAGCTGACTGCCCAGCTGCAGGCGCTCTGGCGGCTCAAGCAGGGCGCGGAGAATCCCAACAGCGTTGTGGGCGCCACGATCATAACGTACAGGCAGCTGCTCGACGGTTTGATcagggacgtcgcggtcgagACCCATCGGTCGCTGTCGCTCGGGCTCGATACCCTCGACTCCGTGCAGGACAGGGTGCCCGGCGCTgcagaggcggcggcggcgcagaccCCGACCAAAGCGCAGATGGCGGCGTTGGGATCCATGGGACCGGCGGAAATCACGGTCGAGACCCCGAGCGGCAAGGTGGGCAAGGGCACCAAGGACATATACGGCAggacgggcggcgccagCAAGGAGGCCACAACCTGTCCGTTATGCCTCCAGCAGATGGCCGCCAGCAGGTTCGCGTCGCATTTGGAGAGGTGCCTGGGGAAAGggaggaccgcgcgcggaccGGGGGGTATCCCCGCGGGTCTGCAGCAGCGCGtgcggctggcggcggcgggcagggcggcggtggggatggctccggcgggggcgcgggggccgcTGGTCTGGGCtacgggcgccgcgccgctcggggcGAAGGAGCAGGCGgtcaagaagaagaagccaAAGGCGAAGTCACTGGCggagctcaccgcgacggaggacgaggatgacgacgttCCGTTGTCGGTCATggccgcgaaggcggcgaaaaAGAAGGTGGTCAAGGGGGTGAAGGCGGCGAAAGAACCGGGTGCGAAAAAAGCCGGAAAGACAAAGAGCCTCTCCGATATTTTCTCCTCCCCTCCGGCCAAGGGCGCGAAAGGGaagaaggggaagaaggGTGCGAACGCCGAGGAGTTTCCGATGGGATCCCCGTTCCCCATGGGCGGCATACCTTTCGAGGATTTCGGAGGAGACGGGTTCAatttcgacgacgcggacgccttTGACCTCAACTTTGAAATCCCCGGTGGCATGGAGGGagcgtcgcccctcgccgctcccctcgcccccgcgccgccggtcaAGAAGAAGCGCAGGAGCCCGGGCGCGTCCAAGGCTGGAgtcggcggtcgcgggggacgcggtggcgcggtcggggcgcgggggtttgGCGATgggttcgacggcgcgcttcCGGGATTGGCAACGGAGCTCGGGACGGGcaacggccgcggcggccgcggcggccgcggaggacggaacggcgggcgcggaatAGTCACGGCCGCCGGGCTGCCGGGGAGGGGGGTCGGCGCCAAGCCGAAggctccccgcgccgccaagccgcccaaggaggctgccgcgccCAAGCGGAAGAAGGTTGCGGTGAAGACAACCAAGGCACCCACGACGGCAGTCGCCGGACTGGATgccttcgacgacgtctttggaaccggcggcgcgttggAGATGCCGGGGGATGCAATGGTGGGAATGCCGGACGATGATCTGGAGTTGCTGTTCGACGGTGGTGGTAATcggggaggtggaggcgacCAAGCCTTTGGGAACCTTTTTGATGATTGA
- a CDS encoding predicted protein, giving the protein MQSGESIYNLIPQPVVAPERPPMHRSKYPGDVDPATFEFGDRVRKGTGTFGRSPGTIKPKTDAFLKRTSVDKLPSPASTMTRTKVKKLPPVPKRDEAPAMGLVSDKNFVKTNALEAMLAKPPKKEAPLLATQKKDYGKVPKYLHTIKSQIAAEKEMIAEFQRQQEEAATQSIRPMSEDERDELLYDMKVKWGKLNEAYGKLSFTLDVPSHMRRKEELEAEMTQLEKDIKTLQGRQVVVVDERRV; this is encoded by the exons ATGCAGTCCGGCGAATCCATCTACAACCTGATACCGCAGCCGGTCGTGGCGCCTGAGAGGCCCCCCATGCATCGGTCCAAGTaccccggcgacgtggacccggcgacgttcgAGTTCGGCGACCGTGTCAGGAAGGGCACGGGAACCTTCGGCAGGAGTCCGGGCACGATCAAGCCCAAGACGGACGCGTTCCTCAAGAGGACCTCCGTGGACAAGCTCCCCTCAC ccgcctcgacgatgacCAGGACGAAGGTCAAGAAGCTGCCCCCTGTGCCCAAGCGGGAcgaggcgccggcgatgggCCTGGTGAGCGATAAGAACTTCGTGAAGACGAACGCGCTAGAGGCCATGCTCGCGAAGCCCCCGAAGAAGGAGGCCCCGTTGCTGGCGACGCAGAAGAAGGACTACGGCAAGGTTCCCAAGTACCTGCACACCATCAAGTCccagatcgccgcggagaaggagatgATTGCGGAGTTCCAGCGGcagcaggaggaggcggcgacgcagtCGATCAGGCCCATGTCCgaggatgagcgcgacgagcttcTGTACGATATGAAGGTGAAGTGGGGCAAGCTCAACGAGGCGTACGGCAAGCTGAGCTTCACCCTGGACGTGCCCTCGCACATGCGCCGaaaggaggagctcgaggcggagatgaCGCAGCTGGAGAAGGACATCAAGACCCTGCAGGGGCGCcaggtggtggtggtggacgagcgccgcgtgtGA
- a CDS encoding hypothetical protein (putative uncharacterized protein), whose protein sequence is MITPAQGFLLSTAGNAAMCVGLPRKQVTDIYLNGTQIQDNSEADAGWRFFGLAGGAACAAVYLADKTVTNADDRKILNGAIAANAIGNAALFVQHKFMDHVKPELRWLNLGMQAGVAGLAVKALLDKK, encoded by the exons ATGATCACCCCCGCTCAGGGTTTCCTCCTCAGCACCGCCGGAAACGCCGCCATGTGCGTCGGTCTTCCCAGGAAGCAGGTCACCGACATCTACCTCAACGGAACGCAGATCCAGGATAATTCCGAGGCCGATGCCGGCTGGAGGTTCTTCGGCCTCGCCGGTGgagccgcctgcgccgccgtgtACCTCGCCGACAAGACCGTCACCAACGCTGACGACAGGAAGATTCTCaacggcgcgatcgcggctaACGCCATTGGCAACGCGGCCCTCTTCGTCCAGCATAAGTTCATG GACCACGTCAAGCCCGAGCTTCGCTGGCTCAACCTCGGCATGCAGGCGGGCGTTGCTGGCCTCGCCGTCAAGGCCCTCCTCGACAAGAAGTAA
- the VLF3 gene encoding variable flagellar number 3, which produces MAQASNADETETAELAFHGVEYVVSVSSFNGDMLSIEVEQKQEGLRWRGDFTSRYIEDITTKTGNFKKFGVFHKMLVAAVVEESESVFIDLLTYADLEALKNKRQGGAAPARTTSAKQNNKRYLILTYAAEYDRVHYPLPLLFEDQPSVESLNATVARLKRENARLAATAGVGKGDSSEIGAENARLRDENEQLRRTVRQLRRDLSKAEKSASAGGVGAVELSAVRGSTDGAFASSASGEQVDHLQAELKAVNKELRVVRRERDDLSRQLQQKETELANVEASKKRMLRSKQRELDQAVEDAGRRRETERELRIKVKDLTTQCDGLERRLRSGGYGGSFAASGSRSTSRAASPARTLGSGTPRASYGLRSGAASPARSGTPSRDYARPWTPGGVARARSQSPAPSHGFRTPTRARSPSPGPDARGRSPGPARSGAASPRFDPTAYVREKRERDAARFRNSARGIAQGLASPNRMRPSGTAGGGGYYTPGGGNSRGASPARRGGARDGSGAASPAPVHRGNWRKNAERTSAVASSPGRILRDVKNKLADIAAKENSDARPAKAEVKPPMAKHGDASAEIADIDTRLAALQSFLKEAKATATA; this is translated from the exons ATGGCGCAGGCGTCGAACGCAGATGAAACGGAGACG GCGGAACTCGCGTTCCATGGCGTCGAGTACGTCGTATCCGTCTCCAGCTTCAACGGAGATATGCTCTCCATCGAGGTCGAGCAGAAGCAGGAAGGACTCCGCTGGCGCGGCGACTTCACCAGCCGCTACATCGAGGACATCACCACCAAGACCGGCAACTTCAAGAAGTTCGGCGTCTTCCACAAgatgctcgtcgccgcggtggtggaggaGAGCGAGAGCGTGTTCATCGACCTCTTGACCTACGCggacctcgaggcgctgaAGAACAAGCGacagggcggcgccgcgcccgccaggACGACCAGCGCGAAGCAAAACAACAAGAGGTACCTCATCCTCACGTACGCCGCGGAGTACGACCGCGTGCACTACCCGCTGCCCCTCCTCTTCGAGGATCAACCGAGCGTGGAGTCCCTcaacgcgacggtggcgaggctCAAGCGGGAGAACGCGCGATtggccgcgaccgcgggcgtGGGTAAGGGCGATTCGAGCGAGATTGGCGCCGAAAACGCGAGGCTccgcgacgagaacgagCAGCTGCGACGGACGGTGAGGCAGCTGAGGCGGGACCTGTCCAAGGCGGAGaagtcggcgtcggcgggcggcgtgggTGCGGTGGAGCTGTCCGCGGTGCGTGGATCCACcgacggcgcgttcgcgtcctcggcgtccggcgaGCAGGTGGACCACCTCCAAgccgagctcaaggctgTGAACAAGGAGTTGCGCGTGGTGCGACGGGAACGGGACGACCTCTCCCGCCAGCTCCAGCAGAAGGAGACGGAGCTCGCCAACGTGGAGGCGTCCAAGAAGAGGATGTTGCGAAGCAAACAGCGCGAGCTGGACCAGGCCGTGGAGGATGCCGGCAGGCGGCGGGAGACGGAGAGGGAGCTGAGGATCAAGGTGAAGGACCTCACCACCCAGTGCGACGGCCTGGAGCGCAGGCTTAGGAGCGGCGGGTACGgcggctcgttcgcggcgtcgggctcgaggtccacgtcccgcgcggcttcgcccgcgcgaacccTCGGCTCCGGCACCCCCAGGGCTTCTTACGGTCTCCgatccggcgccgcctccccagCCCGCTCGGGAACCCCGTCGAGGGACTACGCCAGGCCGTGGACCCCCGGCGGGGTggcccgcgcccggtccCAATCCCCCGCCCCTTCGCACGGGTTCAGGACGCCCACGCGCGCCAGGTCCCCATCGCCGGGACCGGACGCGCGAGGCAGGTCCCCCGgtcccgcgcgttcgggcgCGGCTTCGCCGAGGTTCGATCCAACCGCGTACGTGAGGGAGAAGcgcgagagggacgcggcgaggttcagAAACAGCGCCAGGGGTATCGCCCAGGGGCTGGCGTCCCCGAACAGGATGAGGCCGTCGGGtaccgcgggaggcggcgggtacTACACGCCCGGGGGTGGGAACtcgaggggcgcgtcgccggcgcgaagggGCGGAGCGAGGGACGGGAGCGGGgcggcgtcacccgcgccggtTCACCGCGGGAACTGGAGGAAGAACGCGGAGAGgacgagcgccgtcgcgtcgtcgcccggaaGGATCTTGCGGGACGTCAAGAACAAGctcgcggacatcgcggccAAGGAGAACTCGGATGCGAGGCCGGCGAAGGCTGAGGTCAAGCCGCCGATGGCAAAGCacggggacgcgtcggcggagattgCCGACATCGACAccaggctcgcggcgctgcagaGCTTTTtgaaggaggccaaggcgacggcgacggcttgA